The following proteins come from a genomic window of Heyndrickxia acidicola:
- a CDS encoding ROK family transcriptional regulator, translating into MAIGDAAYIKKINRSQIVQTIFKEEMISRADLSDITKLTKATISAQVASLLEDGLIVESQQEHNFVGRKPIMLSINDKAGFALGIDLDYGHISFALSDLKGQLVSTDTIETDTKNYSSVIQLLTDYIKKYELQSSESRYGLVGIVIAIHGLVNKDETIHFIPRLNWYDVDLKKDLQKSICVPIYIENNANVCSFAERVFVHHETDNLVSVTLYSGIGVGIMMNNTLFHGQNGFAGEAGHMIIVPNGIACSCGNKGCWEKYASESSIFQKLSQKMNKDNLTYKHIQKWIDEGDSNVQQLMEETIYYLSIGLNNLINIYNPEIVVLDSELLRMYPQSLLKIRENLTSSVSHYRDMVISTLGKKSSVLGACALAIKQFFDVPILNLSYSEEMSLK; encoded by the coding sequence ATGGCTATTGGCGATGCGGCTTACATAAAAAAAATAAATCGCTCTCAAATTGTACAGACCATCTTTAAAGAAGAAATGATATCACGAGCGGATTTATCCGATATCACAAAACTAACAAAAGCTACCATCTCTGCGCAAGTTGCGAGTCTGTTAGAAGATGGGCTGATCGTAGAATCACAGCAGGAACATAATTTTGTTGGAAGAAAACCGATTATGTTGTCTATAAATGATAAAGCAGGCTTTGCATTGGGAATTGACTTAGATTATGGTCATATTTCTTTTGCCTTGTCAGATCTTAAAGGGCAGCTTGTTTCTACTGACACAATTGAAACAGATACAAAGAACTATTCCTCTGTCATTCAACTTTTAACTGATTATATAAAGAAATATGAGCTTCAATCCTCAGAAAGCAGATACGGACTGGTTGGTATAGTAATTGCCATTCACGGCTTAGTGAATAAAGATGAAACCATACATTTTATTCCCCGATTAAATTGGTATGACGTTGACTTAAAAAAAGATCTTCAAAAATCAATCTGTGTACCAATCTATATAGAAAACAATGCAAATGTTTGTTCATTTGCTGAGCGGGTTTTTGTGCATCACGAAACAGACAACCTAGTATCTGTAACCCTTTACTCGGGAATTGGCGTAGGTATTATGATGAATAATACACTGTTCCATGGCCAAAATGGATTTGCAGGTGAAGCAGGACATATGATCATTGTACCTAACGGCATAGCTTGTAGCTGTGGAAATAAAGGATGCTGGGAAAAATACGCCTCTGAATCAAGTATATTCCAGAAGCTCTCGCAAAAAATGAATAAAGACAATTTAACCTACAAACATATTCAGAAATGGATTGATGAAGGGGATAGCAATGTTCAACAGCTTATGGAAGAAACCATTTATTATTTATCAATAGGTTTAAATAATTTGATTAACATATACAATCCTGAAATAGTGGTGCTCGATAGTGAACTCCTGCGAATGTATCCTCAAAGTTTATTAAAAATTAGAGAAAACCTAACATCATCTGTCAGCCATTACCGAGATATGGTGATATCAACATTAGGTAAAAAATCCAGTGTCTTAGGTGCTTGTGCCCTTGCCATTAAACAATTTTTTGATGTGCCTATATTAAATCTATCTTATAGTGAAGAAATGAGTCTAAAATAA